One segment of Trachemys scripta elegans isolate TJP31775 chromosome 1, CAS_Tse_1.0, whole genome shotgun sequence DNA contains the following:
- the LOC117879281 gene encoding histone H4: MSGRGKGGKGLGKGGAKRHRKVLRDNIQGITKPAIRRLARRGGVKRISGLIYEETRGVLKVFLENVIRDAVTYTEHAKRKTVTAMDVVYALKRQGRTLYGFGG, from the coding sequence ATGTCTGGTCGTGGTAAAGGTGGTAaggggctgggaaaggggggCGCTAAGCGCCATCGGAAGGTGCTTCGTGATAACATTCAAGGTATTACCAAACCGGCTATTCGTCGTTTGGCGCGCCGTGGTGGTGTAAAGCGTATTTCTGGATTGATTTATGAAGAAACCCGAGGAGTACTGAAAGTGTTTCTAGAGAACGTTATCCGTGATGCTGTCACTTACACTGAACATGCCAAGCGAAAGACTGTGACTGCCATGGACGTGGTGTATGCTCTAAAACGCCAAGGTCGCACTCTCTACGGTTTCGGGGGCTAA